A single Deltaproteobacteria bacterium DNA region contains:
- a CDS encoding nucleotidyl transferase AbiEii/AbiGii toxin family protein yields the protein MNAPIQMHEDPLLFREDMNFTATQTRFLPRLIEKDYFCTLLLNYLAAADATLIFKGGTCLAKVHAEFYRLSEDLDFVIPAPCDAPRSQRRALATRLKEAAGRIEADLKPFRIVEPLRGANNSTQYVACIGYQSLLSGQEETIKIEVGLREPLLMPVSNSMARTLLLNPISGQPMVPAFPVSCISREEAMAEKLRAALSRRDVAIRDFYDIDHAVRKMDLDPRERSFIAMVHRKLSVPGNDPVDVSDSRLAELRLQLVSQLKPVLREQDFQAFDLESVFQEVGAVASLLAKNNSA from the coding sequence ATGAATGCACCCATCCAGATGCATGAAGACCCCTTACTGTTCCGGGAGGACATGAACTTCACGGCGACCCAGACCAGGTTTCTGCCCCGCCTGATCGAAAAGGATTATTTTTGCACGCTCCTGCTCAACTATCTGGCCGCGGCGGATGCTACGCTGATTTTCAAGGGCGGGACATGCCTGGCCAAGGTGCATGCCGAATTCTACCGCCTCAGCGAAGACCTGGACTTCGTCATTCCCGCGCCCTGCGACGCCCCCCGGTCCCAACGGCGTGCCCTGGCGACCCGCCTGAAAGAGGCGGCCGGAAGGATCGAAGCGGACCTGAAGCCCTTCCGGATCGTCGAGCCGCTGAGAGGTGCGAACAACTCGACCCAATACGTCGCCTGCATCGGTTATCAATCGCTACTCAGCGGGCAGGAGGAGACCATCAAGATCGAGGTAGGGCTCCGCGAGCCTTTGCTGATGCCTGTCTCCAACAGCATGGCGAGGACGCTCTTGCTTAACCCCATCTCGGGCCAGCCGATGGTGCCGGCCTTTCCCGTTTCCTGCATCTCCAGGGAAGAGGCGATGGCTGAAAAGTTGCGGGCGGCCCTGTCACGGCGCGACGTGGCGATCCGCGATTTCTACGATATCGACCATGCTGTCCGAAAGATGGATCTGGATCCCCGGGAACGGTCCTTCATCGCGATGGTCCACCGGAAGCTCTCCGTTCCTGGCAACGATCCGGTCGATGTATCCGACAGTCGTCTGGCGGAGCTTCGGCTGCAACTCGTTTCTCAGTTGAAGCCCGTCCTGCGCGAGCAGGACTTCCAGGCATTCGATCTCGAATCCGTTTTCCAGGAAGTGGGGGCGGTGGCCTCCCTGCTGGCAAAAAACAACTCTGCATGA
- a CDS encoding class I SAM-dependent DNA methyltransferase, with product MNDNASSIISKVWSFCNTLRDDGVGYGDYLEQLTYLLFLKLADEFSRPPYNRPLLMPKTYDWESLTSRKGAELELHYSKLLRELGQQKGILGQIFTKSQNKIQDPAKLSRLIDMIDKEQWSTMGTDVKGKIYEGLLEKNAEDTKSGAGQYFTPRPLIKAMVECLRPEPLKTIADPACGTGGFFLAAYDYIAAHKGIDKEDKGFLKYQTFYGNEIVAGARRLALMNMFLHNIGDIDSETFISPTDSLVADSGLRVDYVLTNPPFGKKSSMTFTNEEGEQEKEDLTYNRQDFWATTSNKQLNFVQHIRTMLKTTGKAAVVVPDNVLFEGGAGETVRKRLLETMDLHTILRLPTGIFYAQGVKANVLFFDAQPAAKEPWTKEIWYYDYRTNIHHTLKKNPLKLEDLRDFIECYQPENRHTRKETWHPEANPEGQWRKFTYDEIVNRDKTSLDIFWLRDKSLADLDNLPDPDVLANDIIENLEAAVASFKEIAQRI from the coding sequence ATGAACGACAACGCATCAAGCATCATCTCCAAGGTCTGGAGCTTCTGCAACACCCTGCGCGATGATGGCGTGGGCTACGGCGATTATCTGGAACAGCTCACGTACCTCCTCTTTCTGAAACTGGCCGATGAGTTTTCCCGGCCGCCCTACAACCGCCCGTTACTGATGCCGAAGACCTATGATTGGGAAAGTCTCACTTCAAGAAAGGGCGCGGAGCTGGAGCTGCATTACAGCAAGTTGCTGCGGGAGTTGGGGCAGCAAAAGGGCATCCTCGGGCAGATCTTCACGAAATCCCAGAACAAGATCCAGGACCCGGCCAAGCTCTCCCGGCTCATCGACATGATCGACAAGGAGCAGTGGAGCACGATGGGGACGGACGTCAAAGGCAAGATTTACGAAGGCCTCCTGGAGAAAAACGCCGAAGACACCAAGAGCGGCGCCGGGCAGTACTTCACGCCACGGCCGCTGATCAAGGCGATGGTGGAATGCCTCCGGCCCGAACCCCTGAAGACCATTGCCGATCCGGCCTGCGGCACGGGCGGGTTTTTCCTGGCCGCCTACGACTATATCGCGGCTCATAAAGGAATCGACAAAGAAGATAAAGGATTTCTGAAATACCAGACCTTCTACGGCAACGAGATCGTGGCGGGCGCCCGCCGGCTGGCCCTCATGAATATGTTTCTCCACAATATCGGCGATATCGACTCGGAAACCTTCATTTCGCCCACCGATTCCCTCGTGGCCGACTCGGGCCTGCGCGTGGATTACGTTCTGACCAATCCGCCTTTCGGGAAGAAGAGCAGCATGACCTTCACGAACGAGGAAGGCGAGCAGGAGAAGGAAGACCTCACCTATAACCGCCAGGACTTCTGGGCGACGACGAGCAACAAGCAACTCAACTTTGTCCAGCACATCCGCACAATGCTTAAAACAACGGGCAAGGCCGCCGTGGTCGTCCCCGACAATGTCCTCTTCGAAGGCGGGGCCGGGGAAACGGTCCGGAAACGGCTGCTCGAAACCATGGATCTCCATACCATCCTGCGCCTGCCGACAGGTATTTTCTATGCTCAGGGCGTCAAGGCGAATGTCCTGTTCTTCGATGCCCAACCCGCCGCCAAGGAACCCTGGACAAAGGAGATCTGGTATTACGATTACCGCACAAACATCCATCACACCCTGAAAAAGAATCCCCTGAAATTGGAGGATTTGCGGGATTTTATTGAATGCTACCAGCCCGAAAACCGCCATACCCGCAAGGAAACATGGCACCCGGAAGCCAATCCCGAAGGCCAGTGGCGCAAGTTCACCTATGACGAAATCGTCAACCGCGACAAAACCAGCCTGGACATCTTCTGGCTGAGAGACAAAAGCCTGGCCGACTTGGACAATCTGCCGGACCCCGACGTACTGGCCAACGACATTATCGAAAACCTCGAAGCAGCAGTTGCCAGTTTTAAAGAAATTGCGCAGAGAATTTAG
- a CDS encoding site-specific DNA-methyltransferase, whose amino-acid sequence MKNTLFDIHNADARNVADYIYGELITTSITSPPYFDMKDYGADDQIGFGQSYHQYLEDLKIVFSSIYKVTKNDGTLWIIIDTFKDKNGVVLLPFDLASKLKEIGWMLQDIIIWKKDKTVPWSSAGFVQRKFEYILFFSKSKNFKYHRDRVRIYDTKHLKKWWVRYPERYNPKGKALDEVWEFSIPTQGSWGDKYIRHFCPLPTDMIGNIIQLTTDEGDIVLDPFSGSGSVLVQAAYMKRKYVGFEINTKYIQMFKTYRQKTLASGTKKYEQLQADTSKQDDFENIILKLRCLKYARVLYNKTGKLFDTNPIKYIVVDDLGYSQETNKLKKVRYSIIYNHNLICSNEFISILHGMSTVTPLSKFGIEPVIELKSHVEDIHGGKSLYGYTSSNTNNTIGEVNIGAIPPKAHILSHIKVAVVESDFE is encoded by the coding sequence ATGAAAAACACTTTATTTGATATTCACAACGCTGATGCTCGAAACGTGGCTGACTACATTTACGGAGAATTGATTACAACATCGATCACTTCCCCCCCGTATTTTGATATGAAAGATTACGGAGCAGACGATCAAATAGGTTTTGGTCAAAGCTATCATCAGTACTTGGAAGACTTAAAGATAGTCTTTTCAAGTATCTACAAGGTTACAAAGAATGATGGAACATTATGGATTATTATCGATACATTCAAGGACAAAAATGGGGTGGTCCTCCTACCTTTCGATTTGGCCTCAAAGTTAAAAGAAATTGGCTGGATGCTTCAGGACATTATCATCTGGAAAAAGGACAAAACTGTACCTTGGTCATCAGCAGGATTTGTTCAGCGAAAATTTGAGTACATTTTGTTTTTCTCGAAATCGAAAAACTTCAAGTACCATCGCGATAGAGTACGAATCTATGACACGAAACACCTTAAAAAATGGTGGGTTAGGTATCCTGAGCGGTATAACCCAAAGGGTAAAGCATTGGATGAAGTCTGGGAATTTTCCATTCCAACACAGGGATCTTGGGGTGATAAGTACATCAGACATTTTTGTCCTCTGCCTACTGACATGATTGGAAATATAATACAACTTACAACGGATGAAGGTGATATTGTTTTGGACCCGTTTTCTGGAAGTGGTTCGGTTTTAGTACAAGCAGCCTACATGAAAAGGAAATATGTGGGTTTTGAGATAAATACGAAATATATTCAAATGTTTAAGACTTATCGGCAGAAAACCTTAGCAAGTGGCACCAAAAAATACGAACAATTACAAGCTGATACTTCTAAGCAAGACGACTTCGAAAATATAATCCTGAAACTTCGTTGTTTGAAATACGCACGAGTCTTATACAACAAGACAGGAAAGCTTTTTGACACAAATCCAATCAAATATATTGTCGTTGACGATCTCGGTTATAGTCAGGAAACGAATAAACTGAAGAAAGTGCGATATTCCATCATTTATAACCATAACCTTATATGTAGTAATGAATTCATCTCAATATTGCATGGGATGAGCACTGTTACCCCTCTTTCCAAATTTGGAATTGAGCCCGTAATAGAGCTAAAAAGCCATGTGGAGGACATTCATGGTGGTAAATCGTTGTATGGATATACAAGCAGTAATACAAATAACACAATTGGAGAGGTGAACATAGGCGCTATCCCTCCAAAAGCACATATTCTTAGTCATATAAAAGTTGCAGTAGTCGAAAGTGATTTTGAATGA
- a CDS encoding DGQHR domain-containing protein, which translates to MAKAKKRSKKKLTEQEKEQRLQKQEIRRLLHNIGFSRVTGISGKEFVYDERTSEIDDAFHYENILLLIEYTTQAKPGNHLIGKKIIYDKINLSHVNFIEFLLKDNKFKNFAEYFNNSVLKNYTTKQIQVRTVYCSRHPISKEHRDQINGVCLLNYPIVKYFERIAKAIKRSARYEFFQFLKTDYNKFSENITRGHLGSNTKFSGHILPEEHSKYKEGYKIISFYIDAASLMQRAYVLRRDGWNNVGTIGFYQRMFSADKISKMRSYLYEKDRVFVNNIIAVLPREKIKLYGENKKEISVGKDGNFINTDTTSVQPTLVEIDNDTNIIGIVDGQHRLYSYHEGTDKFEEKIARLRKVQNLLVTGILYPETENKEEKLKFEAELFLEINSNQTNAGSELKQEIELMIAPFSSISVAKSILNALNESGPLENLFEQHFYEKGRLKTASIISYGLKPLVKFDGDDSLYKIWTHPDKSSLINHNNYVLLNAYKEFCVDEIRKIFIGFKNNVDGDSWTSERLNPNGILRVTAINGIINCLRLLIENDKTEDMDYYKKKLKGIAEFPFKDYKSSQYRKMGEEIYRQFFNDGKI; encoded by the coding sequence ATGGCAAAAGCTAAGAAGAGATCCAAGAAAAAACTGACGGAACAAGAGAAAGAACAAAGACTACAAAAACAGGAAATTCGAAGGCTACTACACAATATAGGTTTTAGTAGGGTCACCGGAATCTCCGGTAAAGAATTTGTGTACGACGAAAGGACATCAGAAATTGATGATGCCTTTCATTATGAAAATATCTTGTTGCTAATTGAATATACGACGCAGGCTAAGCCTGGAAATCATTTGATTGGTAAAAAGATTATATATGACAAGATCAATCTTTCTCATGTCAATTTCATTGAGTTCTTACTTAAAGATAATAAGTTTAAAAACTTTGCCGAGTATTTCAATAACTCCGTTCTAAAGAATTACACCACAAAGCAGATTCAAGTCAGGACAGTGTATTGTTCAAGACACCCTATTTCCAAAGAGCATCGGGATCAGATTAATGGTGTATGCTTGTTGAATTACCCGATCGTGAAGTATTTTGAGAGAATTGCCAAGGCAATTAAGAGGTCAGCGAGATATGAGTTCTTTCAATTCTTGAAAACTGATTATAATAAATTCAGTGAGAATATTACAAGGGGACACCTTGGCAGTAATACAAAGTTTTCCGGTCACATACTGCCAGAAGAACACAGTAAATACAAAGAGGGATACAAGATCATTTCTTTCTATATCGATGCCGCTTCACTGATGCAGCGCGCATACGTGCTCAGGAGAGATGGTTGGAATAATGTTGGTACAATTGGGTTTTACCAGCGTATGTTTTCAGCAGATAAGATCTCCAAAATGAGAAGCTATCTGTATGAAAAAGATAGAGTATTTGTTAATAATATCATCGCTGTTTTGCCAAGAGAAAAAATAAAATTGTACGGTGAAAACAAAAAAGAAATCTCAGTGGGGAAGGATGGTAACTTCATAAACACCGACACAACAAGTGTGCAACCGACCCTGGTAGAGATTGACAATGATACGAATATAATTGGAATTGTTGACGGCCAGCATAGACTCTATTCTTATCATGAAGGTACCGATAAATTTGAAGAGAAAATAGCGCGGCTGCGAAAGGTTCAGAACCTTCTAGTCACTGGAATTCTATACCCTGAGACTGAAAATAAGGAAGAAAAACTGAAATTTGAAGCGGAATTGTTTCTGGAAATCAATTCTAATCAGACAAATGCGGGCTCAGAACTTAAACAGGAGATAGAATTGATGATAGCTCCTTTCTCTTCAATTTCGGTCGCAAAGTCAATTCTAAATGCATTGAACGAGTCTGGTCCATTAGAGAACTTGTTTGAGCAGCATTTCTATGAAAAAGGTAGGTTGAAGACCGCTTCTATAATCAGCTATGGCTTGAAGCCTCTTGTCAAATTTGATGGTGACGATAGCCTATATAAGATTTGGACCCATCCCGACAAAAGCAGCCTTATAAATCATAATAATTATGTTCTATTAAATGCATATAAAGAATTTTGCGTCGACGAAATTAGGAAGATTTTCATTGGCTTCAAAAACAACGTTGATGGTGACTCATGGACATCAGAACGATTGAATCCCAATGGCATTCTTAGAGTCACTGCTATTAATGGCATCATCAATTGCCTCCGCCTACTAATTGAGAATGACAAAACCGAAGATATGGATTATTACAAGAAAAAACTCAAAGGTATTGCGGAGTTTCCTTTCAAGGATTACAAATCCAGTCAATACAGAAAAATGGGCGAAGAAATATATCGGCAATTCTTCAATGATGGGAAAATATAG
- a CDS encoding BrnT family toxin has product MKFEWDKDKERRNIRKHAISFDEAVTVFYDPLSATIADPDHSIEEVRLITIGYSSQGRLFVISHTERGEAIRIISARPATILERKRHEN; this is encoded by the coding sequence ATGAAATTTGAGTGGGACAAAGATAAAGAGAGAAGGAACATAAGAAAACACGCAATTTCTTTTGACGAAGCCGTCACCGTGTTCTATGACCCCTTATCGGCAACGATTGCTGACCCGGACCACTCCATCGAAGAGGTCCGATTAATCACTATTGGTTATTCATCCCAAGGACGCCTGTTCGTTATATCGCACACGGAACGAGGCGAGGCGATACGGATTATCAGTGCACGTCCTGCAACTATTTTAGAGAGGAAAAGACATGAAAACTAA
- a CDS encoding Fic family protein gives MMTLKQFISGLDTIPATTSWYLADIGEAKGRQGLYTKQSPQRLKSLKEHALIESAVSSNRIEGVEVEKKRIGTVIFGKSLLHDRSEEEIRGYREALNLIHDSGAKLSITEDTCRKLHRLMRGEIWDAGKYKEKDSDIIEKRQDGTSSIRFRTVPAGKTSFYMKQLIDSWQECISEAKVHPLITLAAFNLDFLCIHPFRDGNGRVSRLLMLLQCYHLDIGVGRYISLERLIEQNKERYYETLRLSSEGWHEGRHDPWHYINFVCFILKSAYTEFEERLARLPQPRGEKTAMIQDAVRSFPGNFSVADIQGKCPGIGIDMIRRVLKDLQVQEVVECLDRGRNAKWHKTGN, from the coding sequence ATGATGACACTAAAACAGTTCATTTCGGGTCTTGATACTATACCCGCGACGACCTCATGGTATCTGGCCGACATCGGTGAAGCGAAAGGCAGGCAGGGGCTTTATACAAAGCAGTCGCCGCAGCGGTTGAAATCACTTAAAGAGCATGCCCTTATTGAAAGTGCGGTTTCATCCAACCGCATCGAAGGTGTTGAGGTCGAGAAAAAACGTATCGGTACCGTCATCTTTGGCAAGTCACTTCTTCACGATCGATCAGAGGAGGAGATTCGGGGTTATCGTGAAGCTCTCAATCTCATCCATGATAGCGGGGCAAAATTGTCCATTACGGAAGATACCTGCCGGAAGCTACACCGTCTGATGCGCGGCGAAATATGGGATGCCGGCAAATACAAGGAAAAAGACAGCGACATCATCGAAAAACGTCAGGATGGGACGTCCAGCATAAGATTTCGGACTGTTCCTGCCGGTAAAACTTCTTTCTATATGAAACAACTGATTGATTCATGGCAGGAATGCATTAGCGAAGCAAAGGTTCATCCTCTCATTACGCTGGCGGCATTCAACCTGGATTTTCTGTGCATCCATCCGTTCCGTGACGGAAACGGCAGAGTCTCCAGGCTGCTGATGCTTCTACAGTGCTACCATCTGGACATCGGGGTCGGAAGATATATCAGCCTTGAACGTCTCATCGAGCAGAACAAAGAAAGATACTACGAAACATTAAGGCTGAGCTCAGAAGGCTGGCACGAAGGCAGACACGACCCGTGGCATTATATCAACTTTGTCTGTTTCATCCTTAAGAGCGCTTACACAGAATTTGAAGAAAGGCTGGCCCGTTTGCCACAACCAAGGGGTGAGAAGACAGCAATGATACAGGACGCAGTGAGAAGTTTTCCCGGTAATTTCAGTGTTGCCGATATCCAGGGGAAATGTCCCGGTATCGGCATTGATATGATCCGCAGGGTGCTCAAAGACCTTCAGGTTCAAGAGGTTGTCGAATGTCTGGACCGCGGCAGAAATGCAAAATGGCATAAAACCGGGAATTAG
- the rsgA gene encoding ribosome small subunit-dependent GTPase A, with product MMKLIDLGFDPWFEAHADDMRQEDQGIARVSAVDRNSYIIRDELRDISAELAGKFYFRVESSDKLPCVGDWVTVQYHNDGASAIIHGVFPRRTFLRRKRAGVEVDYQMIAANIDIAFIVQSCHFDFNLPRMNRYLVMAADGHVEPIVILAKTDLISPDELQQKLAAIRQAGITTRVIALSNITGSGFDEFQQVLMPGRTYCLLGSSGVGKSTLINHLIGRDALDTKAVSGTGEGTHTTSRRQLIVLDKGMMFIDTPGMRELGLLGASDGVNQGFEDIIELSLACRYADCSHTRESDCAVLTAIANGELSEERYSGYLKLRKESEHYEMSYLDKRKKDRAFGRFVKTAKKNLKAAL from the coding sequence ATGATGAAATTGATTGATCTAGGTTTTGATCCCTGGTTTGAAGCACATGCCGATGACATGCGCCAAGAGGATCAAGGCATTGCCCGTGTGTCAGCAGTTGACCGCAACTCGTACATTATCAGGGATGAACTCAGAGATATTTCCGCTGAACTTGCGGGGAAGTTCTATTTCCGTGTTGAATCCTCGGATAAACTGCCCTGTGTCGGTGATTGGGTCACCGTGCAGTATCACAATGATGGCGCCTCGGCAATCATCCATGGAGTCTTTCCCCGCAGGACGTTTTTACGCCGCAAACGTGCTGGCGTAGAAGTGGACTACCAGATGATTGCCGCCAACATTGACATCGCTTTCATTGTCCAGTCATGTCACTTTGACTTTAATCTACCGAGAATGAATCGGTATTTAGTAATGGCGGCTGACGGTCATGTTGAACCGATTGTCATTCTTGCCAAGACGGACTTGATCTCCCCCGATGAGCTGCAACAGAAGCTTGCTGCTATTAGACAGGCCGGCATCACGACCAGGGTTATTGCCCTGAGCAACATAACTGGCTCCGGATTTGACGAATTCCAGCAGGTATTAATGCCGGGGCGAACCTATTGTCTGCTTGGGTCATCCGGAGTCGGCAAGTCTACACTGATCAACCATTTGATTGGACGGGATGCTCTTGATACAAAAGCTGTCAGTGGAACAGGAGAAGGTACCCACACAACATCGCGTCGGCAACTCATTGTTCTTGATAAAGGCATGATGTTTATTGATACACCCGGGATGAGAGAACTGGGCCTTCTGGGCGCCAGTGACGGAGTAAACCAAGGATTTGAAGATATTATTGAGCTTTCCCTGGCCTGTCGCTATGCCGATTGCAGCCATACTCGGGAATCAGACTGTGCAGTTCTTACTGCAATTGCAAACGGCGAGTTGAGTGAAGAGCGCTATTCTGGCTATTTAAAACTCAGGAAAGAGTCAGAGCACTACGAGATGTCGTACTTGGACAAACGTAAAAAGGACAGGGCATTCGGACGCTTCGTTAAGACAGCAAAGAAGAATTTGAAAGCGGCGTTATAG
- a CDS encoding DNA-deoxyinosine glycosylase encodes MIHSFDPIAAPDARVLVLGTIPGRRSLEAGEYYAHPQNAFWFIMESLFAARTGMDYAARTALLLGAQVALWDVLQAADRIGSLDSAISPGSETPNDLAGFFVRHPSIHTILFNGAKAQSLFARHVPGTLSPAAALRLIRLPSTSPANARLSREGKLAAWRAIPEALAAGIPGTHYYLSLRSPSNVQKRLRVTGGHA; translated from the coding sequence ATGATCCACAGCTTCGATCCCATAGCGGCGCCTGATGCCAGGGTGCTGGTCCTCGGCACTATACCGGGACGGCGGTCCCTGGAAGCCGGCGAGTACTACGCTCATCCGCAAAACGCCTTCTGGTTCATCATGGAGAGTCTGTTTGCGGCGCGGACCGGAATGGACTATGCGGCAAGGACCGCGCTGCTCCTCGGTGCGCAGGTGGCCCTTTGGGATGTCCTCCAGGCGGCGGACCGCATCGGCAGTCTCGACTCCGCCATCTCTCCCGGGTCGGAGACGCCGAATGACTTGGCCGGCTTCTTCGTCAGGCATCCCTCGATCCACACTATTTTATTCAACGGCGCGAAGGCTCAATCCCTGTTTGCCAGGCACGTGCCGGGCACGCTGTCACCGGCGGCTGCTTTGCGACTCATCCGTCTGCCGTCCACGAGCCCGGCCAACGCCCGGCTCTCGCGGGAGGGCAAGCTCGCGGCCTGGCGCGCCATTCCGGAAGCGCTGGCGGCAGGAATTCCGGGGACACATTACTACTTATCATTGAGATCCCCTTCCAATGTCCAGAAGCGCCTCAGGGTGACGGGAGGCCACGCGTAA
- a CDS encoding helix-turn-helix domain-containing protein translates to MKDELFQELLESVKQGAAIMKGTMQPSRSFEFPETEVRALREQFGLSQDKFADLVGISVGTLRNWEQGRRKPEGPARVLLRVASRHPEALLDIGRGSQ, encoded by the coding sequence ATGAAAGATGAACTTTTTCAGGAACTACTGGAAAGCGTAAAACAAGGCGCGGCGATCATGAAGGGCACTATGCAGCCCTCTCGGTCGTTTGAATTCCCGGAAACAGAGGTTCGCGCTCTACGTGAGCAGTTCGGCCTTTCTCAAGATAAGTTTGCTGACCTTGTAGGAATAAGCGTAGGAACATTGAGGAACTGGGAACAAGGCCGCCGTAAACCAGAAGGCCCGGCACGTGTGCTTTTACGCGTGGCCTCCCGTCACCCTGAGGCGCTTCTGGACATTGGAAGGGGATCTCAATGA